The genomic DNA TCCGGATTCGCATGAATATCATGACTTGTTTCTATGTACTTTTCCTTATTTCTTTCGATACTCTCTTCAATTGTTTTTCTTTGTGACGTTACTCCAGTCGCTCCCATTTTTCTTCCTCCTTTTATTTTCACGTAAAAAAGCCTCTTTCTAAAAGATAGAAAGAGGCTTCTGTATATACAGTCAAAATGAGCTTCTTTCTTATCTTTCAAGTTACCTTGCTGGAATTGGCACAGTATTCATAAAGAATCCGCTGCCGAGGTATCGTAGGGCCAGTCCCTCCACCTCTCGTGATAAGAATTTTCATAAAATTATATTAAATTACATTCATTCTAAGTTCATTTCAAATAAAAGTCAAGGAATTCCTATCCAAATTTACCGAATATCTAAAAATCCTTTTAATACACCAATTGTCTCAGGTGCTTGCAATCTTGCACATATGTACGGGAATTCCGTACTACCTTCAAACATCATTTGAGATGTAAGCGGTGCCCCTGCCCAGAAGATTTCATCATCGATTACGATAAATGGGAAGGCTTTATTTTGTCTTTGTAACTTTACATTTTTCAGTGGAACTGGTCCATCACTATACACTGTTATTTGCGCATTTGTACGCATTAACGCTTGCCATACTCGTTTATCTACTTGTTTTGTACTTGGAAGTGAAATAATGATTTTTCGTTTTGCGGCTAAAATATCTTTTAATAGCCCTTTCGTTTCCTCAAGATTCATTTCCATAAACCAGCGTAATCGTTTCGATATTTTTCGTTCCCACAATTGCCTTGATGTCGTACGATCATACACATCTCCATGACGTTCTATATGAGCTGTTAATTGTGATAACGCTTGTTTTCTTGAAAGATTTTTACGCATATAATGGCAATCCGATAATTGAATGAACTTCCCTCTCGCTCTTGTCACTGCAACGTTGACGAGGCGATGGTTTTTATGGTCAAAGAATAACACGCCAGGGCGTTCTTGCGGATAACTATCAACTGTATCAAAAATCATCATATCTCTTTCAGACCCTTGAAACTTATGAACCGTTGCTGCTAAAACAGGTATGTGTTGATATTTCGTTCTCTGTAACATTTCTCTAATACATGTTGATAAAAAGCGGGATTGTGCCCTGTAAGGTGTCACAACACCGATCGATTGCACACCATCTAACAGTCCGATTAACATCATTTGCATCGCTACTAAACCAGACATAATATTAAAACGCGATCCTGAAGCAGCATCCTTTAACGAAAAAGCTCCCATTAAGCTCGTATCAAATAAAATACTCGCTTCATTTGCGAACGGTTGTAGTTTCGCAAGTTCTTTACGTTCTGAAACTGACGGATGATCGTATACTCTATTTTTATAAATAAATGAGTTTGTAAACTTAGATATATTCGCATGCATACGTCTTTGTTCCTGCAACATAAACAGGTTCGGATGTGCTTCTGATTTATTAACAGACTCAACAATCCCAGCATGGTAAAACATATCTTCGCCGAGCCATTTGCGAACGAGTTCATGGTTTGCCATCGCAATTGGAGGTAACTGTAAAAAGTCTCCACAAACGACGATACGTTTTCCAAGTGAAGCAGCTAATGCAATTTGCGGAACATATGCCATACTCACTTCATCTACAACAACTAAATCAAATGTACGCTCGTAAATAAGTGAATCAATGGCACATTTCGATAAAGTTGCGCCGATTACTTTCGCATTTTCAATGTATTCTTTTTCTACTTCTTTAATTTTCGCTTTTTGCTTTCGAAGATCACTTTCAATCTCTTGTATACGCTTCTTATCAGCAGATGTTGCTTTATATGATAAAATCTTTTCACGAAGATCTTGTCGTGTCTCTTCTAAATA from Bacillus basilensis includes the following:
- a CDS encoding AAA domain-containing protein, encoding MFGEKEGDYTMNTPTQTPSLSETMKEWHYALAYEIKHWKTIGGSKISIMNGRFLYTDYESTVYVFQLISEVSLPEGSPIRIEFDGEEATGEVLSVHGLEIELKLNDYIQGEIREAVLYSEPWQLLEQLQERLKEAHKDKLKRNRIKRLVDGTSSPKHIEKMKNPKNELAYRSFYNPTTYVWGPPGTGKSYNLSRIISAHYQKGKSVLVLAHSNAAVDVLMSEVTKQIEKKKKWTPGEIVRYGYSQHEHIRNHETLLASKLVETTNGSWGEERLYLEETRQDLREKILSYKATSADKKRIQEIESDLRKQKAKIKEVEKEYIENAKVIGATLSKCAIDSLIYERTFDLVVVDEVSMAYVPQIALAASLGKRIVVCGDFLQLPPIAMANHELVRKWLGEDMFYHAGIVESVNKSEAHPNLFMLQEQRRMHANISKFTNSFIYKNRVYDHPSVSERKELAKLQPFANEASILFDTSLMGAFSLKDAASGSRFNIMSGLVAMQMMLIGLLDGVQSIGVVTPYRAQSRFLSTCIREMLQRTKYQHIPVLAATVHKFQGSERDMMIFDTVDSYPQERPGVLFFDHKNHRLVNVAVTRARGKFIQLSDCHYMRKNLSRKQALSQLTAHIERHGDVYDRTTSRQLWERKISKRLRWFMEMNLEETKGLLKDILAAKRKIIISLPSTKQVDKRVWQALMRTNAQITVYSDGPVPLKNVKLQRQNKAFPFIVIDDEIFWAGAPLTSQMMFEGSTEFPYICARLQAPETIGVLKGFLDIR